The Asticcacaulis excentricus CB 48 genome includes a window with the following:
- a CDS encoding lytic transglycosylase domain-containing protein, producing MIRWKSLVSALGVLLSTGESHAQAPPALARWVEPVREASQRFGVPEDWIYRVMQAESGGQTHLKGQPIRSKVGAMGLMQLMPGTWSDMRRAHNLGADPDDPRDNILAGTAYLRAMFDRFGYPGLFAAYNAGPARYAASLKGETLPAETRAYFKKLVPESQPPVPEVPSLTPSGSGLFAIKRTAEAEGRPKP from the coding sequence ATGATCCGCTGGAAATCGCTCGTCAGCGCGCTGGGCGTCCTTTTGTCGACAGGAGAGAGCCACGCCCAAGCACCTCCGGCACTGGCGCGCTGGGTCGAACCCGTGCGGGAAGCCTCGCAGCGGTTCGGGGTGCCCGAGGACTGGATTTATCGCGTCATGCAGGCGGAAAGCGGCGGGCAAACCCACCTGAAGGGGCAACCGATCCGCTCAAAGGTCGGGGCGATGGGCCTCATGCAACTGATGCCGGGAACATGGTCAGATATGCGCAGGGCCCATAACCTCGGGGCCGATCCCGATGACCCGCGCGACAATATTCTGGCCGGCACGGCCTATCTGCGCGCCATGTTCGATCGGTTCGGTTATCCCGGTTTGTTTGCGGCCTATAACGCCGGGCCCGCGCGCTATGCGGCCAGTCTGAAGGGCGAAACCCTCCCTGCCGAAACGCGCGCCTACTTCAAAAAGCTTGTCCCTGAAAGCCAACCCCCAGTGCCCGAGGTTCCGTCCCTGACCCCGTCCGGTTCAGGCCTGTTTGCGATCAAACGCACCGCCGAAGCTGAGGGGCGCCCAAAACCGTGA
- a CDS encoding S26 family signal peptidase, whose translation MAAPKSPTRLRLRRGLVAGLSVAALVGLGLSAQPQKTPWLIYNASSSAPIGFYTVSPVRQVKTGDLVVVRLPQATRELADERRYVPATVPVLKHVAAHGGDAVCAIDASILVNGKRVTVRRLRDRRNRPLPWWQSCRRLYAGELFLLNTAAPDSFDSRYFGPVSLDHVIGEARPL comes from the coding sequence ATGGCGGCCCCTAAGAGTCCGACAAGGTTACGCCTCAGACGAGGGCTTGTCGCTGGTCTAAGCGTCGCGGCTCTGGTTGGTTTGGGTCTCTCCGCGCAACCTCAGAAAACGCCCTGGCTGATCTATAATGCCAGTTCCAGTGCGCCCATAGGATTTTATACCGTCTCTCCGGTTCGGCAAGTGAAGACGGGTGATCTGGTGGTGGTACGCCTACCTCAAGCCACTCGTGAACTAGCCGATGAAAGGCGGTACGTGCCTGCAACGGTCCCGGTACTTAAACACGTAGCGGCCCATGGTGGCGACGCGGTCTGTGCCATAGATGCCAGCATTTTAGTCAATGGGAAGCGCGTAACGGTGCGGCGTCTGCGGGACCGCCGGAACCGGCCCTTGCCGTGGTGGCAGAGCTGTAGGCGTCTGTATGCCGGGGAACTGTTTCTCCTCAACACGGCCGCGCCGGACTCCTTTGACAGCCGCTATTTTGGGCCGGTCAGCCTCGATCACGTGATCGGAGAGGCGCGGCCCCTATGA